From a single Lolium rigidum isolate FL_2022 chromosome 7, APGP_CSIRO_Lrig_0.1, whole genome shotgun sequence genomic region:
- the LOC124674736 gene encoding glutamate receptor 3.4-like produces the protein MASSGSALLLRVLCLCSVLPLAVPARPANVTIGALFTFDSVIGSSARAAIDLAVADVNRDAAVLNGTHLTVFAQDTKCSGFVGTIQALQLMEKEVVAVVGPQSSGIAHVVSHVVNELHVPLLSFAATDPALASAQYPYFVRAIRGDDSSQMAAVADIATYYGWREVTVIYVDNDYGRGGVDALGDALEAKRGKVSFKAPLPPDADAAAVVDLLVQVSMMESRVCVVHVNPDSGLAIFAAARSLGMMASGYVWIATDWLAAAVDSKRPSDHRMMSLIQGVVTLRQYTPDSAAKRSLKSRFAAGQLNRSAAVNAYGLSAYDAVWMAARAIDEFLDDGGDVTFSADPRLQQEVNGSSTLRLDSLRVFDQGELLLQKVMLANFTGVTGNVRFSAGGKSLVDPAYEVLNVGGTGVRRVGYWSNHSRLSVAAPAPTPTVRNNRSIDQQRLYSVVWPGETTSPPRGWVFPNNGRLLRIGVPYRTTYKQFVSKDSSPDGVSGYCIDVFKAAVALLPYPVPFSFILFGDGVKNPSYGDLVNKVADNYFDAAVGDVSIVTNRTRVVDFTQPYVESGLVILSPVKQKSSNAWAFLKPFTLGMWAVTGAFFLFVGSVIWVLEHRFNPEFRGSPRQQLVTIFYFGFSTMFFAHRENTVSSLGRFVLLIWLFVVLIINSSYTASLTSILTVQQLSTGIQGLDGLLASADPIGYQVGSFAKSYMMQELNVPESRLKELNIDQYANSLRLGPHNGGVAAIVDELPYVDLFLSTNCQFKTVGQEFTKSGWGFAFQRDSPLAVDLSTAILTLSENGDLQRIHDKWLSPGQCASSTGTNVAVDRLNLSSFWGLFLISGIACFIALLVFFTRILCQYGKYNQGVDEVTDEESPVRRPERIRSIRDLMAFVDMKEEEVKRAIRRKPSDDRRDRSIASSGGASSLSPSTV, from the exons ATGGCGAGCTCGGGCTCGGCTCTACTGCTCCGTGTCCTCTGCCTCTGCAGCGTCCTGCCGCTCGCCGTCCCTGCCAGGCCGGCCAACGTCACCATCGGCGCCCTCTTCACCTTCGACTCCGTCATCGGGAGCTCCGCCAGGGCCGCCatcgacctcgccgtcgccgacgtcAACCGCGACGCCGCCGTCCTCAACGGCACGCACCTCACCGTCTTCGCGCAGGACACCAAGTGCAGCGGCTTCGTCGGCACCATCCAag CGCTGCAGCTGATGGAgaaggaggtggtggcggtggtgggcccgCAGTCGTCGGGGATCGCCCACGTGGTGTCGCACGTCGTCAACGAGCTCCACGTCCCGCTGCTCTCCTTCGCCGCCACCGACCCGGCGCTCGCCTCCGCGCAGTACCCCTACTTCGTGCGCGCCATCCGCGGCGACGACTCCTCACAGATGGCCGCCGTCGCCGACATCGCAACCTACTACGGCTGGAGGGAGGTCACCGTCATCTACGTCGACAACGACTACGGCCGCGGCGGCGTCGACGCCCTCGGCGACGCGCTCGAGGCCAAGCGTGGCAAGGTGTCCTTCAAGGCGCCCCTCCCTCccgacgcagacgccgccgccgtcgtcgacctGCTCGTGCAGGTCAGCATGATGGAGTCCAGGGTGTGCGTCGTGCACGTCAACCCGGACTCCGGCCTCGCCATCTTCGCCGCCGCGCGGTCCCTCGGCATGATGGCGTCCGGCTACGTCTGGATCGCCACCGACTGGCTCGCCGCCGCCGTGGACTCGAAGCGGCCGTCCGATCATAGGATGATGAGCCTCATCCAGGGGGTGGTCACGCTCCGCCAGTACACCCCGGACTCCGCCGCTAAGAGGTCGCTCAAGTCGAGGTTCGCCGCCGGGCAGCTGAACCGGAGCGCGGCCGTGAACGCGTACGGGCTCTCTGCGTACGACGCCGTGTGGATGGCGGCGCGCGCCATCGACGAGTTCCTGGACGACGGGGGGGACGTCACCTTCTCGGCTGACCCGAGGCTGCAGCAGGAGGTGAACGGGAGCAGCACGCTGCGGCTGGACTCGCTCAGGGTGTTCGACCAGGGGGAGCTGCTGCTGCAGAAGGTGATGCTGGCCAACTTCACGGGCGTCACCGGCAACGTGCGGTTCTCCGCGGGCGGGAAGAGCCTTGTCGACCCCGCCTACGAGGTCCTCAACGTCGGCGGCACGGGCGTCCGGCGGGTCGGGTACTGGTCGAACCACTCGCGCCTGTCTGTCGCCGCGCCCGCGCCCACTCCAACTGTCAGAAACAACCGCAGCATTGATCAGCAGCGGCTGTACAGCGTGGTCTGGCCGGGGGAGACGACGTCGCCGCCGCGCGGGTGGGTGTTCCCGAACAACGGCCGGCTGCTGAGGATCGGCGTGCCGTACCGGACGACGTACAAGCAGTTCGTCTCCAAGGACAGCAGCCCCGACGGCGTTAGCGGGTACTGCATCGACGTGTTCAAGGCCGCCGTGGCGCTGCTGCCGTACCCTGTCCCCTTCTCCTTCATCCTCTTCGGCGACGGCGTCAAGAACCCCAGCTACGGCGACCTCGTCAACAAGGTGGCCGACAACTATTTCGACGCGGCGGTGGGCGACGTGTCCATCGTGACGAACCGGACGCGGGTGGTGGACTTCACGCAGCCGTACGTGGAGTCCGGGCTGGTGATCCTGTCGCCGGTGAAGCAGAAGAGCTCCAACGCATGGGCCTTCCTCAAGCCATTTACGCTGGGGATGTGGGCCGTCACCGGCGCATTTTTCCTCTTCGTCGGCAGCGTCATCTGGGTCCTCGAGCACCGCTTCAACCCCGAGTTCCGCGGATCCCCACGCCAGCAGCTCGTCACCATCTTCTATTTCGGCTTCTCCACCATGTTCTTCGCCCACA GGGAGAACACTGTGAGCTCGCTGGGTCGTTTCGTGCTCCTCATCTGGCTGTTCGTGGTGCTGATCATCAACTCCAGCTACACGGCGAGCCTGACGTCGATCCTGACGGTGCAGCAGCTGTCGACGGGGATTCAGGGGCTGGACGGACTCCTCGCCAGTGCCGACCCCATCGGCTACCAGGTCGGATCCTTCGCCAAGAGCTACATGATGCAGGAGCTCAACGTGCCGGAGTCCCGACTCAAGgagctcaacatcgaccagtatgCCAACAGCCTCAGGCTCGGCCCGCACAACGgtggcgtcgccgccatcgtcgacgAGCTTCCCTACGTCGATCTCTTCCTCTCCACCAACTGCCAGTTCAAGACCGTCGGACAAGAATTCACCAAGAGCGGATGGGGATTC GCGTTCCAGCGGGACTCGCCTCTGGCGGTGGACCTGTCGACGGCGATCCTGACACTGTCGGAGAACGGTGACTTGCAGCGGATCCACGATAAGTGGCTCAGCCCGGGGCAGTGCGCGTCGTCGACGGGCACCAACGTCGCCGTCGACAGACTGAACCTCAGCAGCTTCTGGGGCCTCTTCCTCATTTCCGGCATCGCGTGCTTCATCGCGCTGCTCGTCTTTTTCACCAGGATACTGTGCCAGTATGGCAAGTACAACCAGGGCGTCGACGAGGTGACGGACGAGGAGTCACCGGTGAGGCGACCGGAGCGGATAAGGAGCATCAGGGATCTGATGGCGTTCGTGGACatgaaggaggaagaggtcaagagGGCCATCAGGAGGAAGCCCAGCGACGACCGCCGGGATAGGTCCATCGCCAGCTCCGGCGGGGCTTCCTCCCTCTCCCCGTCCACGGTGTAG